In the genome of Candidatus Electrothrix rattekaaiensis, the window TCTTCAGGCAGGCCCTTTGTCTCTCGACCAAAGATCAGGCAGTCACCAGGACTGAATGCAGCTTGGTAATAAGGGCGTTCTGTTTTGGTGGTCAAGAAAAAGAGCTTGCGCTCATCCTGCTGAGCAAAAAATTCATCAAAATTCTGCCAATGCCGGATATTGACGTGGGGCCAATAATCAAGACCTGCCCGCTTCAAATGCTTATCATCGGTGCTGAAGCCCAAAGGGTGGACCAAGTCCAGTATCGAATCCGTTGCCCCGCAGAGACGGGCAATTGACCCGGTATTCGGGGGGATTTCCGGTTCGACCAATACGACATGAAGGGGGGCGACATGAAGAGAGGGTGATTGCATAGAGCAGGCTTGTTGCTTCTTTCTTTGATCTGCGTTGACAACTTTGACAACTGGTTCCGTTCCGTTCGAAACCGATATACCGCAAACAGGCGGGAAAGGCAAATCATTATACGAAGTCGGAATGGATAAGATGGGTGATCAGGCGGGAAA includes:
- a CDS encoding tRNA (cytidine(34)-2'-O)-methyltransferase, translated to MQSPSLHVAPLHVVLVEPEIPPNTGSIARLCGATDSILDLVHPLGFSTDDKHLKRAGLDYWPHVNIRHWQNFDEFFAQQDERKLFFLTTKTERPYYQAAFSPGDCLIFGRETKGLPEETLALYPDRCYTIPMSNPHIRSLNLAMSAGIVLYEALRQVQSIEPFI